CCGTGCACCAGATAGGTGGTGTTCGGAGCAGGTGAGTCGCGCAGCCAGTCGATGATCTGTCGGGCGTCCGCGTGTGCGGAGAAGCGCGGCAGGTTCACCACGTCGGCACGTACCGGCACGTAATCGCCGAACATCTTGAGGGCCGACGCGCCGTCGACGAGGTCCCGTGCCCTGGTGCCCCGTGCCGCGAATCCCACGACGATCACCGTGTTCCGGGGGTCGGGAAGCAGCCTGCGCAGATGGTGCAGAACGCGTCCGCCGGTGGCCATGCCGGAGGCGGAGACGATGATGCAGGGGCCGGCGCTGTGGTTGATCTCGATCGACTCCTGGACCGAGCGTGCCGCCAGGAAGGGTTCCGGGGAAATCGCCGCGGTGCCGGCCGCCAGGACATCCTCGCGCAGCTCTGGCGCCAGGTTCCTGATGGCCTCCCGGTAGACGTCCAGCGCGGCGAGCGCCATGGGGCTGTCGACGAACACCGGTACACCTTCGGGTAGTTGGCCGCTCCGGCGCAGGTCTGCCAGCTCATGCAGGACAATCTCGGTGCGGTCCACCGCGAACGCCGGGATGACCACGGTTCCCCTGCGGGCCAGGGTGCGTGCGATGACGTCGGCGAGGACCTCGGACTCACCGGAGTCTTCGTGCTCCCGGTTGCCGTAGGTCGACTCCATCAGCAGAGCGTCGGCGCCGGAGAATGGCTCCGGTGGGCGCAGCAACGGGTGTCCCGGACGTCCCAGGTCCCCGCTGACAGCGAGTGTGTGCCCGTCCTCCAGTGTCAGATGGGCCCAGCTGGAACCGAGGATGTGCCCGGCGCGGTACAGCCGGAGCCAGGTGTTCTTGGCGATCTCGGTGACAGCGCCGGTCCGTACTGGGGTGAAGAGTGCGAGTGTGCGGTCGACGTCCTCGTCGGTGTGGAGCGGCCGGGCCGGGTCGTGTCGCGACCAGCCGTGGCGGTTGGCATG
Above is a window of Streptomyces sp. NBC_01381 DNA encoding:
- a CDS encoding MBL fold metallo-hydrolase RNA specificity domain-containing protein; its protein translation is MDISAIAPDSPRQDADAPPEHARPALLTFLGGVGTVTGSKFLVESDHARIMVDCGLFQGLADLRRRNWRRPSYEASSIQSVVLTHAHLDHCGYLPRLVRNGFRGQIVTSAYTARLAEIVLRDSARLQMETADHANRHGWSRHDPARPLHTDEDVDRTLALFTPVRTGAVTEIAKNTWLRLYRAGHILGSSWAHLTLEDGHTLAVSGDLGRPGHPLLRPPEPFSGADALLMESTYGNREHEDSGESEVLADVIARTLARRGTVVIPAFAVDRTEIVLHELADLRRSGQLPEGVPVFVDSPMALAALDVYREAIRNLAPELREDVLAAGTAAISPEPFLAARSVQESIEINHSAGPCIIVSASGMATGGRVLHHLRRLLPDPRNTVIVVGFAARGTRARDLVDGASALKMFGDYVPVRADVVNLPRFSAHADARQIIDWLRDSPAPNTTYLVHGEEEAARTLRDRIDRTLGWTAVVPRSGERVLVR